In Rhopalosiphum padi isolate XX-2018 chromosome 3, ASM2088224v1, whole genome shotgun sequence, the genomic stretch AACTTAAATGACtttgtaaaatgataaattgttttgttttaggaATAAATCATTACTACTCCATCAAAGTAAACTGGGAAATGAATTTAAGAAATATGACAAAAAGACATCAAATAGGTACACAATTGCTATTGCTTACTGGAGTTCTACTGACACGTAGCCATACAATGTTATGTCAAAAGAAAGTTTTACAAGTTTTAAGCACATGATGGCTGTGTTGTGTCCTAATTATAATGTTCCTAGTAGACAAGTGTTTGCTGATATTAAAATTCCTGCTATTTATGCTGATTTAAAAGTGCGAATACCAAATGAACTTCAAACTATACAGTATGTAGCCTTAACTTTACTTAACCTTAACTTAACAGATTGCTGGACTTCAAATACATTACAACCTTACATTGCAATTACTGCTAATGGGATTAATGCAAATTGGgagttaaaaacattttgccTTAGTTGTACAAGTTTGGACATAGAACATACAGCAAATAATGTAAAGGAAATGGTACTTTTTGTTCTCGAAACTTGGAAAATTCCACTTTCAAAAATTTCTGGTATTACAACTGATAATGGTACTAATATGATTAAAGCGGTACAACTCTTAGACTTATTTCATGTTAGCTTCTATGGGCATACTTTGAATAATGGTGTTTCAGCTGCTCTAAAATTTAAACcagtaaattatatagtaaataaagtgACCAAAATTCGAGCAAAATTCCATTATAGTTCAAATATACGCCGGTTGCTTAAAAAAGCACAAGAAAATCGTCAACTTCCAATTAAAGTAATGCTAGGTGCTGTGAGACTCGTTGGTGGTCTTACTTACCAGCACTTGAGTTTATAAAAGACCATCATGTACATCTTCGTGatgttttatatgaaattaGATCAAATTCCAAGGCTCTACAGCTGCTTTCAAATAGTGATGAActtgaacttttaaatttaatatgtacgaTTTTAAAGCCCCTTCAACAACTTGGTGAACATATGTCAGCTGAAAAGGTAGTAACTGCTTCAGGACTTTGGCCGATATATTCTCAATTGGAAAATCATTTTTACTACGATCAGATTCTTCTTCAGTCATTAGTAGCTTAagtcaaatatttcaaaaagctGTATATAAAGTAGACCTTTTTTCTACAGAAATAGAATGTGACATTTCGACTGTTGATTTTGGTACTAAAGATTCTAGTTTGTACACTGTGGCAGAAATGAGTGAGAAACTCAAAACAATTTACATTCGATATCaacaatattagaatattagttttcatattaaaaaagaaattctGGTTCCACTTACAAAGCAATACAAAAACTCctctcaaaaattaaaaaaattaaaaaaaaataactcaaaaactaaaagatgtaaatattttaaattttcaccaaatgtttaaattagcgTTCTCCATACAcagttaaattttcaaagaattttgacttttttgagctatttatagacaattgaaattttcaattttttgttataaatgttgataaaaaaaatttaactgggacaaattacttgaaaatttaattgaaggGTCCACATAACTTGTTCTAACTctcattcaaaaattataaaaatacataggcacaatttttttttattagcatttgaagttcaaatattgacaaaaattcgtcaaaatcatgaatatttttcactatttggtagttgaaaatttataaatattttactatcaaaagctaagaattgaaaatttaatactatgctGTCCATAAGTTAAgcttagaataattataaaaaagtttgataattattcaattaaaaaaattttacgagtgtttaaagttttaattttaatttgaaatcaaaaatacacgagtaaaataacgttttattactaaataattttcgatttttgtattttttaaaaaattaccaaatgtAGGAGCTTGAGACTTTTacttaaatgtttgaatttgtttcaaaatagaatatatgacaatatttaaatataatatatcctagactgaccaatcatctccgttcagaatcctttttcgtatacaatgataccgatcattgcattcaaatttaacctaCCCTAGTCCGAGGTCCATCCCACCCCCTAATGTACAGCATAGCGATACTCACTTACccgctttttttaatttttttttaaattttttatttataattaaaaattttatgtatattttgacaatttttcctCCTATAATTTcttcaaacatttaaatattttataaatgtcctATTagcatatttgaattttaattttagctctaaattaatttttttatgtatacatatataagtaaaatatttattcataagtaaataaatacccTATTTTTCTATAGTTGTATCATTTCCGTATACAAAATGGAGTGGAATAATGAATTAACGCTCGAATTTCTGGAAGCGTATGAAAAACATCCAGTTCTGTGGAACAGCTCTTATCCAGGACATAAGAATAAAAACATTCTACAGGATGCATGGAATAAAGTAGCTAATGAGTTGAGTGTTACAATGACAGTTGTTGCGTTGAAAAAGAAGAAAGAATCACTGATGTCGACCTACAGGACTTTGAGAAAGAAAGTAGTGGATTCAGAGACCACCGGAACGGGTTCACATGAGGTGTACTTTCCATCGTGGTTTGCCTATAATGCGATCGATAGGTTTATTAGAGTCCAAAATACGAAGATATCTTCTCTGAATTCGgaggtaattttatttatttatttatattttaatttataatctattatttaaatacaaagttaaccaaacaaaaataattataaaccactaatcaatataattttgccATTCTACTGCTCTACTTGTCATACAGTATTCTCCAAACTCTCGCCGAATATCCTTTGCTTCCTCGGAGGGTTTTCTAGGTTTGTTAATCAGTGAATTGAAAGATGCCATCCCTTGTAGATCATTGCGCCATGTTCCGGGAATCAATTCACCATCCTCTTCATAATCGAAAGTACCAGGTGGGGTATAGTTTTTTCTTGATGTTGCGCTTCTTCGTAGAAAATTATGAAGTAAACAGCATGTCATACATATTAAAGTAGCTTTATCAGGTTGTAGTAACATAGGTGATCTGAATACTCGGAAAACTGATGCTAAAATACCAAACACATTTTCCACAACTCTACGTGCGCGACACAAGCGGTAATTGAAAATCCGTTCTAAACTTCCTTTAGGATGATTTCCTCTGTAAGGTTTCAGAAGAGTACTACTCATAGGAAACGCATCGTcacttataaaaacatatgGCATCTCCTTGTGTCGTTGTAATAAGGGCTCGGGTGGTGGAAGCAGAAGTTCGTTACGAATTATTTTACGATAAATACTCGTGTTAGCATACACACCTGAATCGTTCATTCTTCCTTGCGCGCCAACATcaacaaatgtaaaaaaatattccgaGTTAACAAATGCCATGAGTATAATGCTGAATGACTTCTTGTAGTTGAAGAACATAGATTCACTATTAAATGGAGCTTGCAATAGTACATGCTTTCCATCAACTGCTCCAACGCAATGTGGGAAATCCCAATGACGTTGAAACCCATTTGCTATTGTTTTCCATTCCTCCTGTGATTTAGGTAgctgtaaaatacaaatatttataattcacaaaTGAAATGGGACCttattgaataattgttttttttgtatatattataattgtaataatatttttacaaattaacataaaactttaaaattttaaaataaattttaacaatccATTTATTTTTAGGATATTGCCGATGGAAATATATGTGGAACACAGGATTTTATGCAAAATGAAGGAGGGTCAGATCATACTGGTTTTGAAGAGGATGTCTTAGAATCTTCTACACTTGGAGACAATGAAATTCAAATTGCAGGGGGGGACACCCAACAAAACATGAATATGTTCTCAGTCCCACAAACACCAACTATGAAGAGAAAACAGAGAAATGTTGATAGCCAACTAGTAAGCAAACACTTGAAACAAGCAAGTGATGTTTTGCAGAGTTTGATTAAGAAACCGAATGTACCACAAAATCAAAAGGTTACTGACGGCCCTGAGTTATTTGCACAGCTATTAGCCGAGAAACTTCGCCAACTATCTCCCCGGACTCGTTTACTACTGGAACATAAAATTGATAACCTGGTTTTTGAAGTACTAATTCAGCAAATGGATTCACAAACTCAAAATCATACTCCCAGAAGTATTATTGTTCCATCTCCCTGTTCATCGCTGGAAAGTTATATTTCACCTGGATCGACATATTCAACACATCAATTTTCTCATACGCCTTCTCCATATGAAGAACATACTAGTGCATCCTACACACAACCTCTCACTGCTAATCATGTGTACTTACAACCATCTCAACCGCAACATAAGGAAGGCATAAACATAACTGTCCCACATACACAATCAAGTACTATCCTTGGCTTTTATGGAAATGCTGAGGAATTCGTGGATGGTAACCAGACAGGAAacgataaatagttttaaatataatgtaatttgtaaacattttatgttattaacgtacctgatataaaatatgattaataaaaaatttgtatttttcttgtgtactataataattataatgtaaaatgtattaaataaattatcattataaatttagtatataaatattatttttaagcgcctgaatatcaaaaaaatattgaccaGTCCAAATAGGTAGAAGCGTATGTAGAAGCACATTTAGGTGTTAAATTGCTTACTTTTATTTCATCTTTCAGCGCATCAATAATAGCTAGGCAAACTTCCGGTACGATAAGGCTTATTGATTGATGTGATATCTTAAATAGATATTCCAAGCTTACAAAGCTATCACCTGTAGCCAGAAATCGAAGAGTGACTGCTAAACGCTCTTGAATTGTTATTGCCTTCCTCATGTTAGTATCTTGTTTTCTTATTTTCGGTCCAATTTTTGTaagaataatttcaaaatcttCGGACGACATTCGACAGAAGTTTAGAAATTTTCCTGATTTTTCTGTCCTTAGAGCCTGGAGCATATGTGAGGCATTATATCTAGCAAATAGAATTTATACGATTAAACAACCAAcactgcataaaatatatttaaataaaaatatcaattttaagttcAACTTTATTATTACCGTTCTCTACTTCTATTTAATGAAGTCATCCACCACCTCCTTGCACgtctttttttctgtttttgatCAATCAATACCTTACTACAAGATAAAACAATTACAGTGGCTGCAGCTGCAATTACGTCatccattttttatatttatttttaagcttttaaagttttttaaagtgTGTTTATATTCACATTCAGATATACACTGGAGGGAAATATTCACCCAACATTCCGACTTGACACTGGGTCCAATGTTGGCCACAACGTGTAGCTGCAACCGTTAGTCAAACATTGGTCCCAATGTTCAGCCAACGTTTGCACACCTATGTTGGACCCAACGTTCGACGCGTCGTGTAGTACCACCTTTACACACGATCAAAGCGTGTCGGGAAGGTGACTTTCGAGTTCAAACGATGAGTCTTATATCAATATCCGATGATGGGCgtccgtattataatatttctacataCATGTTTGTGAATATACGTGACGATTTTCATGTTATATAAACTCGcggaataacaatttaatataactatttctttctcattatattcttatataaaataatgtatgtaaatgCGTATGTATGTACAACTGTCTTTCTTATCGAAGAAAACTGAATTCTCagtaataaaaattcattacaaattaattatttctttctcattgtattgttatataaaatgattatgtatATGCAGGCTTTATTGTAAGGTGCAGTAGGACACTAATTGTGCATTAGGAAATATGCAATATGCAGTTGGCTTAGCGAATATGTGCAATTGagaaatacaacaaaaattattttgccaaaattatttaaataatgcatGTATTATATAGACATGTAGTACGTGAAATCAGTCACACCCGACATCGAATGACGATTGACGACTACGCGCTCGCTATCGGCGTTGAACGTGTTAACCCTTTGAAGCACAGGATTTTTTATTTCTGATTTCTTGACTTTAAGTGACTGTTtccttttattttacaataccatattataaaaaaaatagttttttaaattgttcattaaaaaaaaggtgGTATACCATACTTACCACCATGCATGTACCACCTTTTGTATtaggtataacataatttttttattgtacgtatttaagcatattacacatttattttctttattttatattataacataaatcaacacaattaatattgattgataaacctttttattttttaaatagaatagtTATGATAACCTTTttcaatataaacaaaaaaaaaaattaaaaattaacagaaATGAAACTTAAAATCATTTGACTtctcgtaaaaatataaatgaaaatattgtctactaaataaaataaaaacaacgtgttataaaaatatataaaacaaaataaattaaataaaactaatttatttttggtgAAATAGCGCAAAACATTTCCTACTTTTCCCTAAACATAATGGTATATTGCAGgttgaaaagtatttttttttgtgctgCAATGTCCACATCTTCTTAACGTCCCACGGGTGGGCTGATGTACAGAACTTTGGAATCGAACTTCAGGAGAAATATGTGGTTTATGTTTGGAAATAAGACaggaactattattatttttttggaggTTGTAGTTGATTTGGAGCTAATAAACCATCAACTATTCGCCTTCGAAAGTCTTTCATAGAAATCTTTTCTTTAGTAAGTTCTTTAAAAAGTATGAAAGCATTAACTATAGCCACAtcaagaaaatgaaaaaataacctATGCCACCATTTTCTAGCTTTTCGGTTGATTCCATATGCTGCTTTTAGCTGATCAAAAACATCAACATTATTCATATTCTTATTGTAACTTATAAGCACTGTTGGACAGGGGACCATAGTAGTATTTCCATCTTTGAGTTTTCTTTTTACTTGAAAAGTCTCATTGGGTGAGTGTAAGGATGATATCATATGAACAGGTTTATTAAACCTAAGGTAGTCAACATAATAATTCGTTTGCTCTCAATTAATGTGTCTTAATTGTCCCACACGatatataaaagatattaaattcATCATACTCAGAAATAGCACCATCATTTCGATAGCAAGTATATTTGCAtatgttacaaataaaaaatatttatacacacctATGATTGATGTTGTTATATGTTGGAATATTAAAAtccaatatagtattttaacagtattattttagttttcacaTTGTTCTCAATTTTTCTATATacaattgtagtataatatgtatattcttCAAGTTGTATGTCCATGAATATTCTTAGTACATGCTTGTAATTATCTTAGAATTTTAGTATGCAACAAACATTCTGGATTAATTGAAGCCAATAGCTGTATAGTTAAAATTCAACTTGATTTTAAAACAAGCTATGTATTatcaacttataaataatacataatagatctataatattgtctattgatATACATTtgactaaaaattgtatagaactgataaaactgaaattaaaattttttaaatacattattattatttactataatttttaaagctttttacaaaattagtaaaacttaccaataaattattcCAAGTTCCTGATAGGTCTTCAAGTAGTATTCACATGTGTAATACCAATTTAAATGAAACTTaggtttaaataaatagttaaacaaaATACGTCATAAAAAAACTACTTATGATTAcccatcatatttattataatttttacttatttaacaaaataacaacattatattagagaataaaatatgtttcaatatttaattatatcatgaaTGTTGGCGTATGACGTGTTTACTCTTTACGTTAGCaatgaaagtaataaaataattgaattttcaatCACAGAAAAGACGacttaaattaaacttattaaactaaatgtcacatgaattttatatttttttgtttaaaagttataGGACATTATTTGGCATATTAGCATAGGCCATAGCACTGAAAAGTAAACAtttgtattatctatttttattgggAATACCCAACTTAACCTCAACTTTGGTCGAACGATAACGATTTATAATTTGAACTACTGGTCtttgcaaataataattgtgttctaATCAATGTCTCACAGCCGTAATAACCTTTGGGACTAACACCTAAAAACCTCAAACCACCCAACTTTGAGCAGCTATAACTCGCGaacggttaaatgaaaaatagtaatttaaacgttagaattcataaaaaaaatatccctactattttataacattttaagtataggttgccatttgaaaatcaaaagttgatagtgatttcactattaaatattaaagtgaaaaaaataaaaattttacatagttttaaaaaagcataaaactaaaaattttgaaaaaaaaaaaattgaaaaaattgaatactttttgaaataatgagtgttcttcgataaaaaaatcaccctgtatacccGCCAAGATCCCTTTATTTTAAAGTCATTAGAATTATTACCCTTATGGTCAAATGTTATGTGTAAAGCATTTAAGTTTGTTGTAAAACTTGCAAGTAGTAGTGCATCCGAagctagttttaataatattaaaacatagaaTATTTAAAGAGTTACCATGTCGACTAGACGATTTTATTCAAAGTAACTTGGATTCTTCAATAGGGGCATGAAGATAATGAATTAGAATCTGGTAAAAGCCAATGCAATACAGATGAAAATATAGGCAGTTTGAtgaaagaaaataatgaaaaatctggGTAAAAAACAATTAGTGACAACTTTATAGCTTcctaagataaaataataacattcgaTGATAACGGCTTACACTAGGTTGTATTTGAGAGAATAAATGATGATGAAATAATAGCAGTAGAAAATTGACGTGGAAAAGGAGAGTTAAAatcaacaaagaaaaaaaaaataatcatatttctcAAACGCTTTGAACGCTTTATATGTAGACTTAAATTCCCGGGTAAATAAAAGGTCTTTAGATGTGATTTTAAATGGTAGttcaaaaaaaatgaaatgcagaattataaataaaaataaaattgaattactaaATACATGCGCGTTTGATGCTATGTTTCACTGTTTGCTAGAGCTATAACACATAGTACTTAttcaatttgataatttatatttttgatgaaataaatcaGGACTCTTCTTCGAAATTCTCcgatgttttacaaaaaaatgatgTAACTAACAAAGTACTCGTATATGACTTGAGAACTAAAATTTTTTACCACATATTTCCACATAATGAACTTTTACGCTCAATTGTACA encodes the following:
- the LOC132925066 gene encoding uncharacterized protein LOC132925066, which produces MDDVIAAAATVIVLSCSKVLIDQKQKKRRARRWWMTSLNRSRERYNASHMLQALRTEKSGKFLNFCRMSSEDFEIILTKIGPKIRKQDTNMRKAITIQERLAVTLRFLATGDSFVSLEYLFKISHQSISLIVPEVCLAIIDALKDEIKLPKSQEEWKTIANGFQRHWDFPHCVGAVDGKHVLLQAPFNSESMFFNYKKSFSIILMAFVNSEYFFTFVDVGAQGRMNDSGVYANTSIYRKIIRNELLLPPPEPLLQRHKEMPYVFISDDAFPMSSTLLKPYRGNHPKGSLERIFNYRLCRARRVVENVFGILASVFRVFRSPMLLQPDKATLICMTCCLLHNFLRRSATSRKNYTPPGTFDYEEDGELIPGTWRNDLQGMASFNSLINKPRKPSEEAKDIRREFGEYCMTSRAVEWQNYID